One part of the Salinimonas iocasae genome encodes these proteins:
- the spoT gene encoding bifunctional GTP diphosphokinase/guanosine-3',5'-bis pyrophosphate 3'-pyrophosphohydrolase: MYLFEGLKQKISDYLPAERVQLVQDAFVLAHEAHDGQMRSSGDPYITHPVAVAGILADMHMDHETLMAALLHDVIEDTHFGKADLAEAFGDTVAELVEGVSKLDKIAFNSKQEAQAENFRKMMMAMVQDIRVILIKLADRTHNMRTLGALRPDKRRRIALETLEIYAPIAHRLGIHDVKNELEDLGFLAMYPMRHRALKSAVKQARGNRKEIIENIRQELDTRIDEYKMKAIVIGREKHLYSIYRKMRNKELMFNEVMDIYAFRVLVDSVDNCYRTLGAIHSLYKPIETRFKDYIAIPRTNGYQSLHTSLIGPHGIPVEVQIRTHAMDQMADKGVAAHWMYKEPGDSDTTAQLRARKWMQTLLELQQSASSSFEFIESVKTDLFPDEIYVFTPDGRIIELPTGATAVDFAYAVHSDIGNTCVGVRVERRNYSLSKPLENGQTVEIITSPKAKPNANWLNFVVSARARTRIRQYLRKQHSQEAVNMGNRLLRHALGNAKLDEIPGEDIDRVVAETKHQSFDDLLVDIGLGNELSAIVARRLLGQSEELPDKKGNVAIRGTEGLLVHYARCCHPIPDDEIVAVLSPGRGMTIHQTGCNNIRKLSREEPQRVLPMQWDDKPQGEFKASLRIELYNHQGTLATLTNTISGTDSNIIGLQTEEKESNIYFIDIELTTHNRVHLARIMKKIRTMPEVQRVSRHSQLKH, from the coding sequence GTGTATTTATTCGAGGGCTTAAAACAAAAAATTTCTGATTATCTGCCGGCCGAGCGTGTTCAGCTGGTACAGGATGCTTTCGTGCTGGCGCATGAAGCGCACGATGGTCAGATGCGCTCCAGTGGCGACCCTTATATCACGCATCCGGTAGCCGTGGCTGGCATTCTGGCGGATATGCATATGGACCACGAAACATTGATGGCAGCACTGCTACACGATGTTATCGAGGATACGCATTTCGGTAAGGCCGACCTGGCTGAGGCTTTTGGTGACACAGTCGCCGAGCTGGTGGAAGGGGTCAGTAAGCTCGATAAGATAGCATTCAACAGCAAACAGGAAGCGCAGGCTGAGAATTTCCGTAAGATGATGATGGCCATGGTGCAGGACATCCGGGTTATCCTCATTAAACTGGCGGATCGCACACACAATATGCGAACGCTGGGTGCGTTGCGTCCGGATAAGCGTCGTCGTATTGCGCTTGAAACGCTTGAGATTTATGCTCCCATTGCCCACCGCCTTGGTATTCATGATGTAAAAAATGAGCTGGAAGATTTAGGTTTTCTGGCAATGTACCCAATGCGACACCGGGCGTTAAAATCTGCGGTGAAGCAAGCGCGCGGTAACCGTAAAGAAATTATTGAGAATATTCGTCAGGAGCTGGATACCCGGATTGACGAGTACAAGATGAAAGCCATTGTTATTGGTCGCGAAAAACATCTGTATTCTATCTATCGAAAGATGCGCAATAAGGAATTGATGTTCAACGAGGTTATGGACATCTATGCGTTCAGGGTACTGGTTGATTCAGTGGATAATTGCTACCGCACACTCGGCGCTATTCACAGTTTGTACAAGCCCATTGAAACCCGTTTCAAAGACTACATCGCCATTCCGCGTACCAACGGTTATCAAAGTCTGCATACATCGTTAATTGGCCCCCATGGCATTCCGGTGGAAGTACAGATACGCACGCATGCCATGGACCAAATGGCAGATAAGGGCGTGGCGGCGCACTGGATGTACAAGGAGCCCGGAGACAGCGATACCACTGCGCAATTACGTGCACGTAAATGGATGCAAACCTTGTTGGAATTGCAGCAAAGCGCCAGTTCCTCGTTTGAGTTTATCGAATCGGTCAAAACTGACCTGTTTCCTGATGAGATTTATGTGTTTACGCCGGATGGCCGCATTATTGAATTGCCCACTGGCGCTACCGCTGTCGACTTTGCCTATGCGGTGCATTCTGATATTGGTAATACCTGTGTGGGTGTACGGGTTGAGCGCCGTAATTACAGCTTAAGTAAACCGCTGGAAAATGGTCAGACGGTAGAAATTATTACCTCACCGAAAGCGAAGCCAAATGCTAACTGGCTGAACTTTGTGGTCAGCGCCCGGGCGCGTACCCGTATCCGCCAGTATCTGCGCAAGCAGCATTCTCAGGAAGCGGTGAATATGGGTAATCGCTTGTTACGTCACGCGTTAGGCAATGCCAAACTGGATGAAATTCCGGGTGAAGATATTGACCGCGTCGTGGCAGAAACCAAACACCAGAGCTTCGACGATTTGTTGGTGGACATTGGCCTGGGTAATGAACTTAGTGCGATAGTCGCAAGGCGTCTTTTAGGTCAAAGCGAAGAATTGCCGGATAAAAAAGGCAATGTGGCTATTCGTGGTACTGAAGGCTTATTAGTACACTACGCACGCTGCTGTCACCCCATACCTGATGATGAGATTGTTGCGGTACTGAGCCCGGGTCGCGGAATGACTATTCACCAGACCGGCTGTAACAATATTCGTAAGTTATCCCGTGAAGAGCCTCAGCGCGTACTGCCCATGCAGTGGGATGACAAACCGCAGGGTGAGTTTAAGGCCTCGCTGCGTATTGAGCTTTATAACCACCAGGGAACGCTGGCAACACTGACCAATACTATCTCTGGTACCGATTCTAATATTATCGGGCTTCAGACAGAAGAAAAAGAAAGTAATATTTATTTTATTGATATTGAACTGACCACACACAATCGTGTGCATCTGGCGCGAATTATGAAGAAAATCCGTACCATGCCGGAAGTCCAGCGCGTGTCACGCCATAGTCAGTTAAAGCATTAA
- a CDS encoding RidA family protein, producing the protein MSKSIIQTDNAPQAIGTYSQAVKAGTTVYLSGQIPLVAETMEMVSEDFEKQARQVFENVKAVCEAAGGSMNDVVKLNIYMLDLSHFAKVNEIMSSYFTQPYPARAAIGVAALPKGAQIEIDGVMELPE; encoded by the coding sequence ATGTCTAAATCTATTATTCAGACCGACAATGCACCACAGGCAATTGGCACTTACAGCCAGGCAGTAAAAGCCGGTACGACGGTGTATTTATCCGGCCAGATCCCTCTGGTTGCAGAGACTATGGAAATGGTTTCTGAAGATTTCGAAAAACAGGCGCGTCAGGTCTTCGAAAATGTAAAGGCGGTATGTGAAGCGGCCGGCGGGTCAATGAATGATGTGGTGAAGCTCAATATCTACATGCTGGACTTGTCCCACTTTGCCAAGGTGAACGAGATTATGAGTAGTTATTTCACTCAGCCGTATCCAGCACGCGCGGCCATTGGCGTGGCTGCCTTGCCTAAAGGCGCCCAGATTGAAATAGATGGCGTAATGGAACTGCCTGAATAA
- a CDS encoding glycoside hydrolase family 3 C-terminal domain-containing protein — protein MKKILLAATITSAFTAFTTSAFNDEAPAVYEDTSVEMETRVKDLVSRMTLEEKIGQMYNDAPAIERLNVPAYDYWNEALHGVARAGKATVFPQAIGLAAMWDDEMLYSVATAISDEARAKYHFYQRENIRYRYTGLTFWSPNINIFRDPRWGRGQETYGEDPFLTGELGVAFIDGLQGDNPDYLKTAATAKHFAVHNGPEISRHSDNYVVSDKDLYETYLPAFKKAVVDADVEAVMCAYNRVNDLPACGSDKLLKEVLRGEYEFDGHVMSDCGAIRDFYDPEAHNVVEAPAAAAAWAVKSGTDLNCGTGALSTFANLGFAVQKGLIDESLIDQAVERLFMTRFKLGMFDNANDTEYAAIPMEVVGSDSHLKLTEAASASSLVLLKNNGLLPMARDKKVAVIGPNANNEDVLLGNYNGIPINPITPLQGLEAHLGKSNVSYSPGSAIIDDIYGHAEILDSRVLFHRKDDGSMAKGLTGKYYSLKQGQISDYSNLTFPVHASDQPKLTRIDKALDFYFDRSPIDQQVLGNFGVIWEGFLKPERNGTYQFDSDAEININGNTVTGTIELEAGKAYPISISMQFADNKISNTSAITRKQFSVRWVNTTEALKRQAVDIANKADVIVAVMGITPRIEGEEMPVKLDGFNYGDRTDIDLPDEQKALLKALKKTGKPIVLVNFSGSAMALNWSDENLDAIVQAFYPGEATGSALAKLLYGDINPSGRLPVTFYRNLNGFADFDDYAMDNRTYRYYTGDVLYPFGHGLDYSDVTYSNLEAPSTLQSGEPLSITVTLENSSDFAAEQVTQVYVKMPDAPIRVPRVALKAFSKEPVEAGSSETITLTVDADELTYVNDSGESVAYTGSLHVFVGDGQPAHTPKTKIQHAVVNIAR, from the coding sequence ATGAAAAAAATCCTGCTCGCAGCCACCATAACCTCAGCATTTACCGCATTCACGACATCGGCTTTTAATGATGAGGCTCCTGCTGTCTACGAGGATACCTCAGTTGAAATGGAAACACGGGTCAAAGATTTAGTTTCCCGTATGACGCTGGAAGAGAAAATCGGCCAGATGTACAACGATGCACCAGCAATCGAACGCCTCAACGTTCCCGCTTACGATTACTGGAACGAGGCTCTGCATGGTGTTGCGCGGGCTGGGAAGGCAACCGTTTTTCCACAGGCAATTGGCCTTGCTGCTATGTGGGATGACGAAATGCTTTATTCTGTCGCCACCGCAATTTCTGATGAAGCGCGTGCCAAATATCATTTTTATCAGCGCGAAAATATTCGGTATCGCTACACCGGGCTGACATTCTGGTCACCCAACATAAATATTTTTCGTGACCCCCGCTGGGGTCGTGGTCAGGAGACTTACGGCGAAGATCCCTTCCTGACCGGTGAGTTGGGTGTAGCCTTTATTGACGGCTTGCAGGGAGACAATCCTGACTATCTGAAAACAGCAGCTACAGCAAAACATTTCGCCGTTCATAACGGCCCTGAGATCAGTCGACACTCAGATAATTACGTCGTATCCGACAAAGACCTTTACGAAACCTATCTGCCGGCATTTAAAAAGGCAGTTGTAGATGCCGATGTTGAAGCCGTAATGTGTGCCTACAATCGTGTGAATGACTTACCTGCTTGCGGTAGCGATAAGTTGCTCAAAGAAGTCCTTCGCGGTGAGTACGAATTTGATGGTCACGTTATGTCTGATTGTGGCGCGATTCGCGATTTTTACGATCCTGAGGCGCACAACGTAGTGGAAGCTCCTGCGGCAGCCGCAGCATGGGCGGTTAAAAGTGGTACCGACCTAAACTGTGGAACGGGTGCACTTAGTACGTTTGCCAATCTGGGATTTGCCGTGCAAAAAGGACTGATTGATGAATCTTTGATTGACCAGGCCGTTGAGCGGTTGTTTATGACACGTTTTAAACTCGGCATGTTTGATAATGCTAACGATACAGAATATGCCGCCATTCCTATGGAGGTTGTTGGCTCTGACTCTCACCTGAAACTGACCGAAGCTGCCTCTGCCTCGTCGCTGGTGTTGTTAAAAAATAACGGGCTGCTGCCCATGGCCCGAGATAAAAAGGTCGCCGTTATAGGCCCTAACGCTAATAACGAGGATGTGTTGTTGGGTAATTATAATGGTATTCCGATAAACCCTATCACGCCACTTCAGGGGTTAGAGGCTCACCTTGGCAAGAGCAACGTTTCCTATTCTCCGGGCAGCGCCATTATTGATGATATCTACGGCCATGCTGAGATCCTGGACAGCCGCGTACTTTTTCACAGGAAAGACGATGGCTCTATGGCAAAGGGCTTGACCGGGAAATATTACTCACTTAAACAAGGTCAAATTTCCGACTATTCAAATCTGACATTTCCGGTTCATGCCAGTGACCAGCCGAAATTAACGCGCATCGATAAGGCGTTAGACTTTTATTTTGACCGCTCACCGATAGACCAGCAAGTACTGGGAAATTTCGGCGTTATCTGGGAAGGATTTTTAAAGCCCGAACGTAATGGAACCTATCAGTTCGATAGCGATGCTGAAATTAACATTAATGGCAACACAGTCACTGGTACCATCGAACTGGAAGCCGGGAAAGCCTATCCAATTTCTATCAGTATGCAGTTTGCAGATAACAAAATAAGTAATACCTCCGCCATCACCCGAAAACAGTTTTCCGTTCGCTGGGTCAATACAACTGAAGCATTGAAACGCCAGGCAGTAGACATTGCTAATAAAGCCGATGTGATAGTTGCTGTAATGGGTATTACACCTCGCATAGAAGGTGAGGAAATGCCGGTCAAACTGGACGGTTTTAATTATGGTGACAGAACAGACATCGATTTACCCGATGAACAAAAAGCACTACTTAAGGCATTGAAAAAGACCGGTAAACCTATTGTTCTGGTTAACTTTTCCGGTAGCGCCATGGCATTGAACTGGTCGGATGAAAATCTTGATGCCATTGTTCAGGCATTTTATCCGGGAGAAGCAACAGGCAGCGCACTTGCCAAACTGCTATACGGTGATATTAATCCGTCGGGTCGGTTGCCGGTCACTTTTTACCGAAACCTTAACGGCTTTGCAGATTTCGACGATTATGCAATGGACAACCGAACTTACCGCTATTACACAGGTGATGTGCTTTACCCGTTCGGACATGGTCTGGATTACAGTGATGTGACTTACAGTAATTTAGAAGCCCCCTCGACGCTCCAGTCAGGTGAGCCTTTATCAATTACAGTCACGCTTGAAAACTCGAGTGACTTTGCGGCAGAGCAAGTCACTCAGGTGTATGTAAAAATGCCGGATGCCCCAATACGTGTTCCGCGCGTCGCATTAAAAGCATTCAGTAAAGAGCCTGTTGAAGCGGGTAGTAGCGAAACCATTACGTTAACCGTTGATGCCGATGAGCTTACTTATGTAAATGATAGTGGCGAATCTGTCGCGTACACCGGGTCATTGCATGTTTTTGTCGGCGATGGTCAGCCTGCTCATACGCCAAAAACAAAGATACAACACGCTGTTGTTAACATAGCCCGGTAA